From Lolium perenne isolate Kyuss_39 chromosome 5, Kyuss_2.0, whole genome shotgun sequence, a single genomic window includes:
- the LOC127300494 gene encoding uncharacterized protein isoform X3: protein MSSEGTPLHIAAQCGNVEMMEVLLKYKANPNRVVRLFYAPLTLALFASSLKCVELLIKAGADVNAGSPATPLTLAATDGLADCIKCLLEAHADPNIPDEIGRMPVELAAIHGWKECVEILFPVTSRVARFADWSIDGIMQQCSHGNLHKSEEPAFKALGDAAFKRKDYTHASALYTKGMDTDPKDSTLYAKRSLCWLRMGEKDKALDDANTCKCMILDGSNCFPEQGAALIPTEDYGQASEALISSLKLDSGSGLVDEVSGTCREEDK, encoded by the exons ATGAGCTCAGAAGGAACACCACTACATATTGCTGCTCAGTGTGGAAATGTGGAAATGATGGAAGTACTGTTGAAGTATAAGGCAAAT CCTAACAGAGTTGTGCGACTATTCTATGCACCACTTACATTGGCTCTCTTCGCTTCTTCATTGAAATGTGTTGAACTGCTTATTAAG GCTGGTGCTGATGTCAATGCTGGTAGCCCTGCAACTCCATTAACATTAGCTGCAACGGATGGCTTAGCTGACTGCATCAAGTGCTTGTTGGAAGCTCATGCTGATCCCAATATTCCTGACGAA ATTGGTAGAATGCCAGTGGAATTAGCTGCAATCCATGGATGGAAGGAATGTGTTGAGATTCTCTTTCCTGTCACATCCCGTGTAGCTAGATTCGCAGACTGGAGCATTGATGGAATAATGCAACAGTGCTCACAT GGTAATCTTCATAAAAGTGAGGAACCTGCTTTCAAAGCGCTAGGGGATGCTGCATTTAAGAGAAAGGATTATACTCATGCATCAGCTCTATACACCAAG GGAATGGACACTGACCCTAAGGATTCAACCTTGTACGCAAAGAGGAGCCTTTGCTGGCTGCGTATGGGTGAGAAAGACAAAGCTTTGGATGATGCCAATACCTGCAAATGTATGATTCTTGATGGATCAAATTGCTTCCCTGAGCAAGGAGCAGCTCTAATACCGACGGAG GACTATGGCCAAGCATCTGAAGCTCTTATATCTAGCTTGAAGTTGGATTCTGGAAGCGGCCTGGTTGATGAAGTATCTGG AACTTGCAGGGAGGAGGATAAGTGA
- the LOC127300494 gene encoding uncharacterized protein isoform X1, producing MKSIFLSIVSFMLMRHSEYFHVFFPDLFFPDLFGIADILLSRGANVDSMSSEGTPLHIAAQCGNVEMMEVLLKYKANPNRVVRLFYAPLTLALFASSLKCVELLIKAGADVNAGSPATPLTLAATDGLADCIKCLLEAHADPNIPDEIGRMPVELAAIHGWKECVEILFPVTSRVARFADWSIDGIMQQCSHGNLHKSEEPAFKALGDAAFKRKDYTHASALYTKGMDTDPKDSTLYAKRSLCWLRMGEKDKALDDANTCKCMILDGSNCFPEQGAALIPTEDYGQASEALISSLKLDSGSGLVDEVSGTCREEDK from the exons ATGAAATCTATTTTTTTATCTATTGTATCCTTCATGTTAATGCGACACAGTGAGTATTTTCATGTATTTTTTCCAGATCTATTTTTTCCAGATCTCTTTGGAATAGCAGATATATTGTTATCCAGAGGGGCCAATGTTGACTCTATGAGCTCAGAAGGAACACCACTACATATTGCTGCTCAGTGTGGAAATGTGGAAATGATGGAAGTACTGTTGAAGTATAAGGCAAAT CCTAACAGAGTTGTGCGACTATTCTATGCACCACTTACATTGGCTCTCTTCGCTTCTTCATTGAAATGTGTTGAACTGCTTATTAAG GCTGGTGCTGATGTCAATGCTGGTAGCCCTGCAACTCCATTAACATTAGCTGCAACGGATGGCTTAGCTGACTGCATCAAGTGCTTGTTGGAAGCTCATGCTGATCCCAATATTCCTGACGAA ATTGGTAGAATGCCAGTGGAATTAGCTGCAATCCATGGATGGAAGGAATGTGTTGAGATTCTCTTTCCTGTCACATCCCGTGTAGCTAGATTCGCAGACTGGAGCATTGATGGAATAATGCAACAGTGCTCACAT GGTAATCTTCATAAAAGTGAGGAACCTGCTTTCAAAGCGCTAGGGGATGCTGCATTTAAGAGAAAGGATTATACTCATGCATCAGCTCTATACACCAAG GGAATGGACACTGACCCTAAGGATTCAACCTTGTACGCAAAGAGGAGCCTTTGCTGGCTGCGTATGGGTGAGAAAGACAAAGCTTTGGATGATGCCAATACCTGCAAATGTATGATTCTTGATGGATCAAATTGCTTCCCTGAGCAAGGAGCAGCTCTAATACCGACGGAG GACTATGGCCAAGCATCTGAAGCTCTTATATCTAGCTTGAAGTTGGATTCTGGAAGCGGCCTGGTTGATGAAGTATCTGG AACTTGCAGGGAGGAGGATAAGTGA
- the LOC127300494 gene encoding uncharacterized protein isoform X2, whose product MKSIFLSIVSFMLMRHSEYFHVFFPDLFFPDLFGIADILLSRGANVDSMSSEGTPLHIAAQCGNVEMMEVLLKYKANPNRVVRLFYAPLTLALFASSLKCVELLIKAGADVNAGSPATPLTLAATDGLADCIKCLLEAHADPNIPDEIGRMPVELAAIHGWKECVEILFPVTSRVARFADWSIDGIMQQCSHGNLHKSEEPAFKALGDAAFKRKDYTHASALYTKGMDTDPKDSTLYAKRSLCWLRMGEKDKALDDANTCKCMILDGSNCFPEQGAALIPTEDYGQASEALISSLKLDSGSGLVDEVSGEEDK is encoded by the exons ATGAAATCTATTTTTTTATCTATTGTATCCTTCATGTTAATGCGACACAGTGAGTATTTTCATGTATTTTTTCCAGATCTATTTTTTCCAGATCTCTTTGGAATAGCAGATATATTGTTATCCAGAGGGGCCAATGTTGACTCTATGAGCTCAGAAGGAACACCACTACATATTGCTGCTCAGTGTGGAAATGTGGAAATGATGGAAGTACTGTTGAAGTATAAGGCAAAT CCTAACAGAGTTGTGCGACTATTCTATGCACCACTTACATTGGCTCTCTTCGCTTCTTCATTGAAATGTGTTGAACTGCTTATTAAG GCTGGTGCTGATGTCAATGCTGGTAGCCCTGCAACTCCATTAACATTAGCTGCAACGGATGGCTTAGCTGACTGCATCAAGTGCTTGTTGGAAGCTCATGCTGATCCCAATATTCCTGACGAA ATTGGTAGAATGCCAGTGGAATTAGCTGCAATCCATGGATGGAAGGAATGTGTTGAGATTCTCTTTCCTGTCACATCCCGTGTAGCTAGATTCGCAGACTGGAGCATTGATGGAATAATGCAACAGTGCTCACAT GGTAATCTTCATAAAAGTGAGGAACCTGCTTTCAAAGCGCTAGGGGATGCTGCATTTAAGAGAAAGGATTATACTCATGCATCAGCTCTATACACCAAG GGAATGGACACTGACCCTAAGGATTCAACCTTGTACGCAAAGAGGAGCCTTTGCTGGCTGCGTATGGGTGAGAAAGACAAAGCTTTGGATGATGCCAATACCTGCAAATGTATGATTCTTGATGGATCAAATTGCTTCCCTGAGCAAGGAGCAGCTCTAATACCGACGGAG GACTATGGCCAAGCATCTGAAGCTCTTATATCTAGCTTGAAGTTGGATTCTGGAAGCGGCCTGGTTGATGAAGTATCTGG GGAGGAGGATAAGTGA